The DNA region CGCTGAACCAGCTGGATAAAGCGGATCGCCGCGTCATTCAGCGTGTCCGGATCGTTGTAAATCAACGAAGTTGTCCGCACGGTTTGCCGCAATTCGGCGATCAGGACTTGCGCGAGTCCATTGTCGTCAAGCATATTTTGGCGCAAATAGGATTCCGGCAGCAAGGCCGCCAGATGGCAAGTGGCAATGAGCCGCAAGATGGCTTCGAACGAGTCGATTTCCATCTTGATTTCCGGCATGACGGAATAGCGGTGAAACAGATCATCCATGAGAATGCGGTACCAGGTGCCTTTGGAAAATACGATCATCGGCATCCGGTTGAGATCCCGGATTTTCGCCTCGCCAACGGCTGCCAGCGGATGGCGCTGCGGCACGACCAGCGTGAGATGGTCGTCAAACAGCGGAATGCAATTTAGCGAGCGGTCGGAAATGGCCGACGCGACCAGACCGACATCGACTTTTTTCTCCTTGACCAGCGTGACGATTTCATGCGTTTTGCCGGTTACCGTCTTGATATCGGTTGTGGCGTCATATTGCCGCATAAGCGAAATGACATCGGGCAACGTCGATTGCAATGTGGTCAGACTCGCCCCCAGCGTCAGGCTTTCCTTGTCCAACCCATTGTGGCGGAGAAGTTCCTGCGCAAATCTTTTTTGCAGCATTCTGAACTCCAGGGCGAAGTCGTAAGCGATGCGCCCGGATTCCGTCAATTCCAGCCTCTTGCCGCGTCTTGTGAACAAGTTGATCCCCAGATTTTCTTCCAGCAGGCGGATTTTCCGCGATAATGCGGGCTGGGAAAGGTTCAGCACGCGTGAAGCCTTGTTTAAACTGGATAATTCCACTACGGTCGCAAAAATCTCCAAATCCTCAATCATAGCTGTCCCCCGTTAAACCAATTCTTTTTCATCGCGTTGCATATATGTTTTGTTTATAACAGATTATAATATATCGGCAATTCCATTATAAGCGAGTTAGGTGTAAACTGGTACAGGACACAAATTGTTCACAAAATCCTGGCTTGAATGCATGGAAGTACAGGTTTGCTTGGAAGAATATGTGTTACCGAAACTAATTTTTGAGGAGGGAAACAGCGCAGTATGGCTTACAATTCTTACTACGCCCGCAAAATCCATTCGCTGCTCGGTGTTATTCCAATCGGTTTTTTTCTGATTGAACACTTTTTATCCAATTATGAATCGGTGAATGGCAATGCGGCGTTCACAAAGCAGGTGGAATGGCTGCATCATTTGCCGTTCCTGTTTTTTCTTGAATTGTTTTTGGTCTGGCTGCCTTTGCTTTACCATGGCATATACGGCCTGTACATGACCTACCAGTCGCAAATTAACGTCGGCAGATACGGCTATTATCGCAACTGGATGTATACATTGCAGCGCGTCACCGGTGTCATCACATTTATTTTCATTGTCTGGCACGTGGCGCAGACCCGGCTTCAGGTAGCTTTGGGCAATGTAGCGTATGAAGATTTGGGCAAACTTATGGTGGATGTGTTCGCCAATCCGGTCAGTTTGACCTTGTATATCATTGCGATTGTGGCCGCCTCGTTCCATTTTGCCAACGGCATGTGGCTATTCCTCGCGCAATGGGGAATCACGGTGGGCCCGCGGGCACAGCGCATTTCTTCCGTTGTTTGGATGGTATTTTTTGTCGTGTTTGCGCTTGTCGGCATTTTGGCGGCGCTTGGCTTTAGAGATCCCGACTTTTTCACGAAAGGAGTGTAGAACGTGGCAAAAACTAAACTGATTGTAGTCGGCGGCGGTCTCGCCGGTTTGATGGCAACCATTAAGGCGGCGGAGGCGGAAGTCCACGTTGATCTGTTCTCGCTCGTTCCGGTAAAACGTTCGCATTCCGTTTGCGCTCAGGGCGGAATTAACGGCGCGGTGAACACGAAAGGCGAGGGCGATTCCCCCTGGATTCATTTTGACGACACCATTTACGGCGGCGACTTTTTGGCCAACCAGCCTCCGGTCAAGGCGATGTGCGAGGCGGCTCCCGGCATCATCAATCTGATGGACCGCATGGGCGTCATGTTCAACCGCACTCCGGAAGGATTGCTGGATTTCCGCCGGTTCGGCGGCACAAAACATCATCGCACGGCATTCGCCGGGGCCACGACCGGGCAGCAATTGTTGTACGCGCTGGATGAGCAGGTTAGGCGTCATGAAGTGGCAGGCTTTGTCACCAAATATGAGCAGTACGAATTTTTATCGCTGGTCATTGACGATGACGGCGTTTGCCGCGGCATTACCGCGCAAAATTTGCGGTCGATGGAAATATCCGTGTTCAAAGCGGATGCGGTCATTTTGGCAACCGGCGGTCCGGGCATTATTTTCGGCAAATCGACGAACTCGATCATCAATACCGGAACAGCGGCAAGCGCGGCCTATCAGCAAGGCGTTTACTATGCGAATGGCGAATTTATCCAGATTCACCCGACCGCAATTCCCGGCGACGACAAGCTGCGCTTGATGTCCGAATCGGCGCGCGGCGAAGGCGGACGCATTTGGACGTATAAAGACGGAAAACCGTGGTATTTCCTGGAAGAGCGTTATCCGGCATACGGCAATCTTGTGCCGCGCGATATTGCGACAAGGGAAATCTTCAACGTCGTTGTCGATATGAAGCTCGGCATCAACGGGGAGAACATGGTGTATCTGGACTTGTCCCATAAAGATCCGAAAGAGCTGGACGTCAAGCTCGGCGGGATTATCGAAATTTATGAGAAATTTATGGGCGACGATCCGCGGAAAATTCCGATGAAAATTTTCCCGGCCGTGCATTATTCCATGGGCGGCATGTGGGTCGACTACAATCAGATGACCAACATTCCCGGATTATTCGCGGCGGGCGAATGCGAATACCAATATCACGGCGCCAACCGCCTTGGGGCAAACTCGCTGTTGTCCTCGATTTTTGGCGGCATGGTGGCCGGACCGAAAGCGATCGAGTACATCAAAGGTTTGAAAAAAGCGACGGAAGACGTGGCGGAGGCTCCGTTCAACAACGAATTGAAACGGCAAACCGAAAAGTTCGCCAATATCATGAAAATGGACGGTCCGGAAAATCCGTATATGCTGCATAAGGAATTGGGCGAATGGATGACCAATAACGTGACGGTCGTACGTTACAATAAAAAGCTGCAGGAAACCGACGAGAAAATTCAGGAATTGATGGAGCGCTACAAACGCGTCGGACTTCCCGACAAATCGCTCTGGAGCAATCAGGGCGCGTCGTTCACGCGCCAACTGTGGAACATGCTGCAATTAGCCCGCGTCATTACGATCGGCGCGCTCAAGCGGAATGAAAGCCGCGGCGCCCATTACAAGCCGGAGTTTCCGAAGCGGGACGACGAAAATTTCCTGAAAACAACCATCGCCAAATACACGCCGGACGGCCCGGAAATTTCGTACGAACCGGTGGATATCTCCTTGATCCCGCCGCGGGAACGTGATTATACAAAAGAACACTAAGAAAGAACCAAGAAGGGAGTAGATCGGACATGGGTGAGACAGCCGTTGCCAAAAAGACGGTTAGACTGATCATCAGCCGTCAGGACAGTCCTGATTCCAAACCGTACACCGAAGAGTTTGAAATTCCGTACCGTCCGAACATGAACGTGATCAGCGCATTGATGGAAATCCAGCGCAATCCGGTAAATGCGCAAGGCAAAAAAACAACGCCGGTTGCGTGGGAGTCGAATTGTTTGGAAGAAGTATGCGGCGCCTGTTCCATGGTGATTAACGGGAAAGCGCGGCAGGCGTGCACGGCACTTATAGATAAATTGGAGCAACCGATTCGCATCGAGCCGATGCGCAAATTCCCGGTATTGCGCGATGTGATCGTCGATCGCAGCAGAATGTTCAACACATTAAAACGCATCAAGGCCTGGATTCCGATTGACGGCACGTATGATCTTGGTCCCGGACCGCGCATGGCGGAGAAGGAACGGCAGCGCAATTACGAATCGTCAAAATGCATGACCTGCGGCGTTTGTCTCGAGGTTTGTCCGAACATTAACGGCCGCAACAGCTTCATCGGATCGTTCGCGATCAATCAGGTGCGTTTGTTCAATGCCCACCCGACCGGGAAAATGAACGCGGAGGAACGCCTGGATGCGCTAATGGAAGATGGCGGCATCGAAGGCTGCAGCAATTCGCAAAACTGCGTGCAGGCTTGCCCGAAAGGGATTCCGCTCACAACATCCATCGCGGAAATCAACTTGCAAACAACGAAGCATCTGTTCAAAAAATGGCTGCGCAGCTGAAATTGCCGCGCGCAAGAAAGGCCTTTTCCCGCAAATCCGCAAGGTTTGCGCGGGAGAGGCCTTTTTATTAAGGAGAACTGATTGCCTGAGATCCTAAATGGATTTGGGGAAGGAGGCGCCAGCGTTTGCCGCTGCAGCGGAAGCTTCTTTTTGCCGCAAAAATTTTTGGCCGTATTCGCCGTGCGGATGAAACGCCGCATGCTCGATTTGCACGGTCGTATGCGCAATGCCGAATTTTGCTTTCATCGTTTCGGTAACCGCCAGCGTTACGCAAAACGGTTCGGCTTTTTCGCTGATAAATACATGCGCGGTGAGCGAGTAATGGTCGGTGGATACAGACCACAGATGCAATTCGTGCACGTCTTCAACGCCGTCGATCGCGCCGATTTCCGCGCGGATTTCGTCAAGGTCGAATTGATCCGGCACTTTCTCCATCAAAATCATGCCGGATTCCTTGATAATTTTAAACCCGCCGGCGAAAATAATGGCGCCGATGACCATACTGATGAGCGGATCAAACCAGGATAATCCTGTCCAATAGATCAGGATCGCGGAAGCGATCACGCCGATTGAGCTGAGCAAATCGCCGATAAAGTGCCATAGCGCGCTTTGCACGTTCAGATTGTTTTCTTCCCTCATGCTGCGGCTTAAAATGTATGTCAACACAATATTGACCGCAAGGCCGATTACGGCAATGACCAGCATCAGCTCCTGCTCGACTTTCTGCGGCACGATGAACCGATGAATGCCTTCATAGAAAATGCCGATCGCGATGGCGCATAACGTTAACCCGTTTAAAAAAGAGGCGATAACCTCAAAGCGGAGAAAACCAAACGTGTATTTCGCGTCCGGCGGCCGGGTCGCCAGATAGATGGCCGTCATGCTGAGAGCCAGGGCAACGACGTCGGATACCATATGCGCGGAATCGGATAGCAGCGCGAGCGAGTTGGAAATCAGTCCTCCGGCTATTTCGGCGCAGGTAAAAAAAAGCGTCAATAAAAGCGTGGTCCATAGCGTTTTTTTGGACCGGGTCTGTTCTTTTTGATGGCGAAGATGATGATAATCGTACATGCTTTTCACCTGATTTCGGGAAGCGGCCTGCGCCATACGGCTTATACGCCGTTGTCGCAACCATTATACGTCAGCATCCTGTTTCCTGCAATCATTTGCAATCCGCCGCGCCATTTGACTATAATTATAAATAGAATTTTTATATATCTATCTTATGATAAATCCATTTGATAAGGCGGATGGCCGGAATGAATCTTAATCAACTGGAAACGCT from Bacilli bacterium includes:
- a CDS encoding LysR family transcriptional regulator, producing MIEDLEIFATVVELSSLNKASRVLNLSQPALSRKIRLLEENLGINLFTRRGKRLELTESGRIAYDFALEFRMLQKRFAQELLRHNGLDKESLTLGASLTTLQSTLPDVISLMRQYDATTDIKTVTGKTHEIVTLVKEKKVDVGLVASAISDRSLNCIPLFDDHLTLVVPQRHPLAAVGEAKIRDLNRMPMIVFSKGTWYRILMDDLFHRYSVMPEIKMEIDSFEAILRLIATCHLAALLPESYLRQNMLDDNGLAQVLIAELRQTVRTTSLIYNDPDTLNDAAIRFIQLVQRQYAK
- a CDS encoding succinate dehydrogenase, which gives rise to MAYNSYYARKIHSLLGVIPIGFFLIEHFLSNYESVNGNAAFTKQVEWLHHLPFLFFLELFLVWLPLLYHGIYGLYMTYQSQINVGRYGYYRNWMYTLQRVTGVITFIFIVWHVAQTRLQVALGNVAYEDLGKLMVDVFANPVSLTLYIIAIVAASFHFANGMWLFLAQWGITVGPRAQRISSVVWMVFFVVFALVGILAALGFRDPDFFTKGV
- the sdhA gene encoding succinate dehydrogenase flavoprotein subunit, with protein sequence MAKTKLIVVGGGLAGLMATIKAAEAEVHVDLFSLVPVKRSHSVCAQGGINGAVNTKGEGDSPWIHFDDTIYGGDFLANQPPVKAMCEAAPGIINLMDRMGVMFNRTPEGLLDFRRFGGTKHHRTAFAGATTGQQLLYALDEQVRRHEVAGFVTKYEQYEFLSLVIDDDGVCRGITAQNLRSMEISVFKADAVILATGGPGIIFGKSTNSIINTGTAASAAYQQGVYYANGEFIQIHPTAIPGDDKLRLMSESARGEGGRIWTYKDGKPWYFLEERYPAYGNLVPRDIATREIFNVVVDMKLGINGENMVYLDLSHKDPKELDVKLGGIIEIYEKFMGDDPRKIPMKIFPAVHYSMGGMWVDYNQMTNIPGLFAAGECEYQYHGANRLGANSLLSSIFGGMVAGPKAIEYIKGLKKATEDVAEAPFNNELKRQTEKFANIMKMDGPENPYMLHKELGEWMTNNVTVVRYNKKLQETDEKIQELMERYKRVGLPDKSLWSNQGASFTRQLWNMLQLARVITIGALKRNESRGAHYKPEFPKRDDENFLKTTIAKYTPDGPEISYEPVDISLIPPRERDYTKEH
- the sdhB gene encoding succinate dehydrogenase iron-sulfur subunit; its protein translation is MGETAVAKKTVRLIISRQDSPDSKPYTEEFEIPYRPNMNVISALMEIQRNPVNAQGKKTTPVAWESNCLEEVCGACSMVINGKARQACTALIDKLEQPIRIEPMRKFPVLRDVIVDRSRMFNTLKRIKAWIPIDGTYDLGPGPRMAEKERQRNYESSKCMTCGVCLEVCPNINGRNSFIGSFAINQVRLFNAHPTGKMNAEERLDALMEDGGIEGCSNSQNCVQACPKGIPLTTSIAEINLQTTKHLFKKWLRS
- a CDS encoding cation diffusion facilitator family transporter — translated: MYDYHHLRHQKEQTRSKKTLWTTLLLTLFFTCAEIAGGLISNSLALLSDSAHMVSDVVALALSMTAIYLATRPPDAKYTFGFLRFEVIASFLNGLTLCAIAIGIFYEGIHRFIVPQKVEQELMLVIAVIGLAVNIVLTYILSRSMREENNLNVQSALWHFIGDLLSSIGVIASAILIYWTGLSWFDPLISMVIGAIIFAGGFKIIKESGMILMEKVPDQFDLDEIRAEIGAIDGVEDVHELHLWSVSTDHYSLTAHVFISEKAEPFCVTLAVTETMKAKFGIAHTTVQIEHAAFHPHGEYGQKFLRQKEASAAAANAGASFPKSI